A region of Jonquetella anthropi DSM 22815 DNA encodes the following proteins:
- the minC gene encoding septum site-determining protein MinC produces MTEQKTDVMLRGRGAILQVSFPSGLPTVSDVGKSLKDAGQTARGIPLVFDFGDLEVSRHWILHLLTDVVEIQDLIVKGWESSNDVTRQVLSNLGLADEASHRPMVTDSTTAILSHPLRSGQSFQHDGDVILVGNLHDGAEIQATGSVCILGTLKGLVHAGYGGDNEATVIAMSYMANHIRIGTTVSVTKDPADCPWWGRPVSIALRNGVFVAKELRIDTNNA; encoded by the coding sequence ATGACAGAGCAAAAAACTGACGTAATGCTCAGAGGGCGGGGCGCCATACTGCAGGTTTCGTTCCCGTCCGGACTGCCGACCGTATCGGACGTAGGCAAGAGCCTGAAAGACGCCGGCCAAACTGCCCGAGGCATTCCGCTGGTTTTCGATTTTGGGGATTTGGAAGTGAGCCGTCACTGGATTCTCCACCTCCTGACGGACGTGGTGGAAATTCAGGATCTGATTGTCAAGGGCTGGGAGTCGTCCAACGACGTGACCCGTCAGGTGCTGTCCAACTTGGGATTGGCGGACGAGGCATCACATCGGCCCATGGTGACCGACAGCACGACGGCCATTCTCTCCCATCCGCTTCGGTCCGGCCAATCGTTTCAGCACGACGGCGACGTCATTCTGGTGGGGAACCTGCACGACGGGGCGGAAATTCAGGCGACCGGCTCGGTCTGCATCCTAGGAACGCTGAAAGGGCTTGTGCATGCCGGCTACGGCGGAGATAATGAGGCTACGGTCATCGCGATGAGCTACATGGCCAACCACATTCGGATCGGCACGACCGTCAGCGTGACAAAAGACCCGGCCGACTGCCCGTGGTGGGGTCGGCCCGTGTCCATAGCGCTGAGAAACGGCGTGTTCGTCGCCAAGGAACTGAGGATCGACACCAACAACGCGTAA
- the minE gene encoding cell division topological specificity factor MinE: MRLGFLECLFGKKTPSSQAAKKRLQLVLIHDRTDITPELMNALRADLIEVITRYMDVDEKNIELGMDRDDSAGQVALEASIPVLRLKRGSQVSGVRASKQ, encoded by the coding sequence ATGCGTCTCGGATTTTTAGAGTGCCTTTTTGGAAAGAAAACGCCGTCAAGCCAAGCCGCCAAAAAGCGCCTTCAGCTTGTTTTAATTCACGATAGGACGGACATCACACCCGAGCTGATGAACGCGCTGCGGGCTGACTTGATCGAAGTGATCACCCGGTATATGGATGTGGACGAGAAGAACATCGAGCTGGGCATGGACAGAGACGATTCGGCCGGGCAGGTGGCTCTTGAGGCGAGCATTCCCGTTCTGCGGCTCAAGCGGGGCAGTCAAGTTTCAGGTGTCCGCGCTTCCAAACAGTAG
- the mrdA gene encoding penicillin-binding protein 2 — protein MKTSRSEIRPRVDSRVLVIRWLIVCSILFLVGGLFFFQIRNADRYVQLAMNNRLRVIRIPRVRGQIFDRQGRPLAVNVTVFDVMAYPVDLTEESKARFLEAVNRQGIPLSSEELSAGISRRFWAPYRAVAVVSGLTMTQMTSLLNDPSFPSGFFPLPRQRRDYPAGPLTAHVVGQVGEISEGELASSGGEYAGGDVIGKTGVEKYYETLLRGDPGERALQVDARGRPRGDLDKKDPVRGGDIHLTIDLAIQKKAAALMGDFRGAAIALDVKTGEVLAIYSSPSYDPNPLAWGISSAEWGPLQEDPRHPMINRAVSAQYSPGSCWKAFTGYAALECGAVTTKTQITCTGSYKLSNQTFRCWRRWGHGQEDIIRALRDSCDVFFYTTSQLVGIDRYLSLGRRLGLDGPLGIDLPGESRGNLAGPEWKKGKGLGAWFKGDTVNYSIGQGYLLLTPLQMVNLFATIANGGTVIQPHVNKDLKPLRRDPHLNGNCLSIIRKGLKAVVAPGGTGWRAGTWGVSVAGKTGTVQNSHGDDHAVFIGYAPADAPRYAVIYYLEAGKGGGKEAAPMVGQLLAFLLEQDEGTKENDRAKN, from the coding sequence ATGAAGACCTCTAGATCTGAAATTCGTCCCCGGGTTGACTCCCGAGTGTTGGTGATCCGCTGGCTGATCGTCTGCAGTATCTTGTTTCTGGTAGGCGGGCTGTTCTTTTTTCAGATACGGAACGCGGATCGATACGTTCAGCTGGCGATGAACAACCGGCTTCGAGTCATCCGCATTCCTCGGGTACGGGGACAAATTTTCGACCGACAGGGCCGGCCTTTAGCCGTCAACGTGACGGTATTCGACGTGATGGCCTACCCGGTTGACCTGACCGAAGAGTCTAAGGCGCGGTTCCTCGAGGCGGTTAACCGTCAGGGGATCCCGCTTTCCTCAGAAGAGCTTTCCGCCGGGATCAGCCGGCGATTCTGGGCGCCCTACCGGGCCGTCGCGGTCGTCTCCGGCCTGACGATGACCCAAATGACGTCCCTGCTCAACGACCCGTCGTTTCCATCCGGATTTTTCCCGCTGCCTCGACAGAGGCGCGATTACCCGGCAGGGCCGCTGACGGCCCACGTTGTGGGGCAGGTTGGCGAGATTTCTGAAGGAGAGCTGGCCTCATCCGGCGGCGAGTACGCTGGCGGCGACGTGATCGGCAAGACCGGCGTGGAAAAATACTACGAGACTCTTCTGCGCGGGGATCCGGGAGAGAGGGCGCTTCAGGTTGACGCCCGCGGACGGCCGCGGGGCGATTTAGACAAAAAAGATCCTGTCAGGGGGGGAGATATCCACCTGACTATTGACTTGGCGATTCAGAAAAAGGCCGCGGCTTTAATGGGAGACTTCCGCGGCGCTGCGATTGCCTTGGACGTCAAAACTGGGGAAGTCTTGGCGATATACTCTTCGCCGTCATACGACCCGAACCCGTTGGCTTGGGGGATCTCTTCGGCCGAGTGGGGGCCTCTTCAGGAAGACCCGCGGCACCCGATGATCAACCGAGCCGTTTCGGCTCAGTACTCGCCCGGTTCCTGCTGGAAGGCGTTTACCGGGTATGCGGCGCTCGAGTGCGGCGCTGTGACGACGAAGACGCAAATAACCTGCACGGGCAGCTACAAGTTGAGCAACCAAACGTTTCGGTGCTGGCGCCGGTGGGGACACGGGCAGGAGGATATTATTCGCGCGCTGCGCGACTCCTGCGACGTGTTTTTCTACACCACGAGCCAGCTGGTGGGCATCGACCGGTATCTGTCGTTAGGCCGGCGTCTCGGGTTGGACGGCCCGCTGGGGATCGACCTGCCGGGGGAGAGCCGGGGCAATCTGGCCGGTCCGGAGTGGAAAAAAGGGAAAGGGCTGGGGGCGTGGTTCAAAGGTGACACAGTGAACTACTCTATCGGCCAAGGGTATCTGCTCCTGACGCCGCTCCAGATGGTCAACCTTTTTGCCACGATCGCCAACGGAGGAACCGTTATTCAGCCTCACGTGAATAAGGATTTAAAGCCTCTGCGCCGGGATCCTCACCTGAACGGGAACTGCCTGTCGATCATCAGAAAAGGGCTCAAGGCAGTCGTCGCTCCCGGCGGAACCGGGTGGCGCGCCGGGACGTGGGGCGTTTCGGTGGCTGGGAAGACCGGCACGGTTCAGAACTCCCACGGCGACGACCACGCGGTTTTTATCGGGTACGCTCCGGCTGACGCTCCTCGGTACGCGGTCATTTATTATTTGGAAGCGGGCAAGGGCGGCGGCAAGGAGGCTGCGCCGATGGTCGGACAGCTGTTGGCATTTTTGCTGGAACAGGACGAAGGGACGAAGGAAAATGACAGAGCAAAAAACTGA
- the rodA gene encoding rod shape-determining protein RodA, with amino-acid sequence MFERRTLGELFRASDKTLFVVLAALFSAGLLSIYSAGNGASGNGFHYALRQLTWGAVALAAALAVWKLDMPALLHYSYVIYAAGCFLLVAVLFVGSRTKGSQAWFGFSGVSIQPSEFVKIALALVLAQQCRLFCPDTFPRFLGALALAGVAGILVLVQPDLGSALVYGTITFFALVAAGAPGKYLGGLAGCVLAVLPGAWFFLKEYQRNRLLVFIEPALDPLGAGYNVIQSRIAVGSGRLLGKGFMHGTQSKLRFLPEPHTDFVFSVFAEEFGFVGSCLLLALYGVLLWRLTAVARRTRELENKIWIVALIGWLWFQFFEAIGMSMGLLPITGLPLPFMCYGGSSLVAAVLAVALVAKQGALDKLERLDSAVPDTVGLKLVDSLSGRSAGWGGPNRGISLR; translated from the coding sequence ATGTTTGAGCGTCGGACGCTGGGAGAGCTGTTCAGGGCTTCCGACAAAACGCTGTTCGTCGTCTTGGCGGCGCTCTTCTCGGCGGGGCTTCTGTCCATCTACAGCGCCGGCAATGGAGCGTCGGGCAATGGGTTCCACTACGCGCTTCGTCAGCTGACGTGGGGGGCTGTCGCTCTGGCGGCGGCCTTGGCTGTCTGGAAGCTGGACATGCCGGCTCTCCTGCACTATAGCTATGTCATTTACGCGGCCGGCTGTTTCCTGCTGGTCGCGGTTCTCTTCGTGGGAAGCCGAACCAAGGGGTCTCAGGCGTGGTTCGGCTTCTCCGGCGTGTCGATTCAGCCGTCCGAGTTCGTCAAAATAGCCCTTGCCCTCGTGTTGGCGCAGCAGTGCCGCTTGTTCTGTCCTGATACGTTTCCCCGCTTCCTCGGAGCGCTCGCGCTCGCGGGGGTGGCGGGGATTTTGGTGTTAGTTCAGCCCGACTTGGGTAGCGCGTTGGTCTACGGGACAATAACGTTTTTCGCTCTCGTGGCGGCCGGCGCTCCAGGCAAATATCTGGGTGGTCTGGCTGGCTGTGTTCTGGCCGTTCTTCCTGGAGCGTGGTTCTTCCTCAAAGAGTATCAACGAAACCGGCTTTTGGTGTTCATTGAGCCGGCGCTCGACCCCCTTGGGGCCGGCTATAACGTCATCCAGTCCCGAATCGCCGTAGGCTCCGGGCGGCTGTTGGGAAAGGGATTTATGCACGGCACCCAGAGCAAGCTGCGCTTTCTCCCCGAACCGCACACTGACTTTGTGTTCAGCGTGTTCGCGGAGGAATTTGGCTTTGTGGGCAGCTGTCTTTTGCTGGCGCTGTACGGCGTGCTGCTTTGGCGGCTGACCGCCGTCGCCCGCCGAACCCGGGAGCTGGAAAACAAGATTTGGATCGTCGCTCTGATCGGCTGGCTGTGGTTCCAGTTCTTCGAGGCGATTGGCATGAGCATGGGCCTTCTGCCGATCACTGGTCTGCCCCTGCCGTTCATGTGCTACGGCGGCAGCTCTCTCGTGGCCGCCGTCCTGGCGGTAGCGCTTGTGGCAAAACAGGGCGCGCTGGACAAGCTGGAGCGGCTCGACTCGGCCGTACCTGACACGGTGGGGCTGAAGCTGGTTGACTCGCTGTCCGGCCGATCGGCAGGTTGGGGAGGACCAAACCGTGGCATATCGCTTCGCTGA
- the minD gene encoding septum site-determining protein MinD: protein MSARVIVVTSGKGGVGKTTTTANVSMALARKGKKVVVVDGDIGLRNLDVILGLENRIVYNLVDVIEGNCSLKAALIRDKRVEGLTLLPAAQTRTKDCVTADQMKDLCEQLKPDFDFIILDSPAGIESGFRNASAGADEALVVTTPDVSAVRDADRIIGMLESQGKSSIRLVVNRLRPGMVQSGEMLSVDDVLDILSVKLIGIVPEDDSVVVSSNRGEPLTLSPSSYAGMAFDNIARRILGEEVPFIDVNSLHKGGFLSSLLKFFKRS, encoded by the coding sequence ATGTCAGCACGAGTGATCGTCGTTACTTCGGGGAAAGGCGGCGTGGGCAAGACCACGACGACCGCCAACGTTTCCATGGCTTTGGCTCGAAAGGGCAAAAAAGTCGTCGTGGTGGACGGGGACATCGGACTTCGCAACCTCGACGTGATTTTGGGGCTGGAAAATCGGATCGTCTACAATCTGGTGGACGTCATCGAGGGCAACTGCAGCCTCAAAGCGGCGCTGATTCGGGATAAGCGCGTTGAAGGCCTGACGCTGCTGCCGGCGGCTCAGACCCGCACGAAGGACTGCGTGACCGCCGACCAGATGAAAGACCTGTGCGAGCAGCTCAAGCCCGATTTTGACTTCATCATTCTCGACAGCCCGGCTGGCATCGAGTCAGGGTTCCGCAACGCGTCTGCCGGAGCTGATGAGGCTCTGGTTGTGACCACGCCCGACGTGTCGGCGGTTCGAGACGCGGATCGGATCATCGGCATGCTGGAGTCTCAGGGCAAGAGTTCTATTCGGCTGGTGGTCAACCGCCTGCGGCCCGGCATGGTTCAAAGCGGCGAGATGCTCAGCGTGGACGACGTGCTGGACATCCTGTCGGTCAAGCTGATCGGCATCGTCCCCGAAGACGACTCGGTCGTCGTGTCCTCCAACCGGGGCGAGCCTCTGACCCTTTCCCCGTCGTCGTACGCCGGCATGGCGTTCGACAATATCGCCCGCCGGATCCTCGGCGAGGAAGTTCCCTTCATCGACGTGAACAGCCTGCACAAGGGCGGTTTCCTGTCGTCGCTGCTGAAGTTCTTCAAGCGTTCGTAG